The DNA segment TGAGGACGTTGCGACGCCTGAAGCCGCCTATCAGAACTCCGAGACCCAATGCGGGCACAGCGGCCCGAGGAGCCAGCCGCGGTTATGGCCACCAGATCGGGCGAATTTCCAACCGCGGGATCCCTGCAAAGTCGTGTGGGTTGCACGTGTAGAGCGCGACGCCGTGAGCGATCGCGCTCGCAGCGATCAATGCGTCGTAAGCGCGTGCTGCCGGTTTTCTCCCCGATGACCGCAGCGCCGCGGCGACCCCACCGAATGCTCGCGCGCAGTCGGCGTCGAAAGGAAGAACCTCAAAGTCTGCCTCGGCCTGCTGCAGATGCTGCTGGCGTGCGCTGCGTTCCTCGTCGCCGCGGGCGACGTGCGGGCCGACGGATAACTCGGCCAGGGTGATCGCACTGATCACCGATTCGTCGGGAAGGGCTGACGGGTCAGCGATCTGGCCGAGAAGGATCACCGTGGAGGTGTCCAGCATTCCGCGCGTTGGCAGCCCACTCACAGCGACGGATCGATCAGGTTGTCGATATCGCGGCGCAACGCGTCGGGATTCACCCTCGGGAGATGCCTACGGCGACGAATGAGCTCGGCTGGGCTGACGCTTGGATGCGGCAGTGGGCGCAGTTCGGCCACCGGTGTGCCGTCGCGGGTGACGACGATGCGCTCGCCGCGCTCGACGCGGCGGAGGACCTCTCCCCCGCTGTTGCGCAACTCGCGCACCGTCACCGAACCCATGACCGTAAGTGTATCACCGGTGAGACAAGTCACGCGTGCCGGTGTTCGGCCACGTGATCCGGGCAGGGCAGCTGGGCGGCGTCATATGCCCGCGGTCGAGCGTGTTGTGGTCGACGCCTGTGTTCAGATGGCGATGACACGAACGAGCTCGGCTAAACCCGAGAACTCGCCGGCGTTTCGGGTGTAGAGGTCCAAGCGGTTGGCGTGTGCCGTCGCGGCGATGAGGAGATCGGCGAACCGGCTCCGCGGCCTCCTGCCTTCCCCGATGATCGCGGCGACGACCAGGCCGTAGCTTCTGGCCGCGGTTGTGTCGAACGGGATGGGCTCGAGCATCGATTCCACTTCCTGTAATCGAGCTTGGCGCTTCGCCGCTTCCAGCGGGGTTGCAGCGAGATGAGGACCGGCGGCCAATTCGGCGGCGGTGATCGCAGATATCGCCATCTGATCGGGCAGGGCCGCGACCACGGCCGGATCATGCCAGTCGACGACCACAGAGGTGTCAAGAAGTCCGGCCGTCATGTTTCACAGGCTTTGGTCGATTGACCGGTCCAGATCAGCGCGGAAGCGCCGAGGATCTATGCGTATCCCGGCCCCCGCCGAGGCAGCGACCTCGTCGCGGGAAACAAAGGTGCGCCGGCCGGCTTTGATGGGACGCAGCTCGGCTACCGGTTCGCCGTTGCGTGTGACGACAAATGTTTCGCCCGCCGACACGGCATCGATCACCTTGGCGTTGTCGTTGCGCAATTCGCGCTGGGCGATGGTTCGAGACATCCTGCCAGTGTAGCGAAATATGCTACTGCGTGCTACAGGTCCGGGCGCACGCTTGTCCAGCAGCGGTCGAGGATTGAACTTCGGCGGTTTACGAGTCCGGCTAAGGCGCCGGTCAATCAAAGATGGTCGTCCCGACGCCGGCGGGGCTGTAGTCGATGTACACCCGCCGCGCCGCGAAGGGCAGATACCCGGTGTTCATCAGGCCCGAGGAGATGACCGTTGGGCGGTAATCGTTGGTGTTGAACGAGTACAGCAGATCACCGCCACTGGTGTAGACCGAAATGTCGGTGTTCGCCGGCAGGGCTCCGGACCCGATCACATACGACGGGATGGTTCCGGTCACGCCGCCGGAATCGATGATCGAGGGCACGGGGATGGGAGCACCGCCATTGACCGACACGTACAGCGTGGCAATCGGCGCTCCGACAATCTCGACGTCGGGGGCAGGTAGCGGGTTGGGGCCGAACCGCAGCTCACGGTCGGGGAAGTTGATGAGCACGCCCTCACCGAGGTCGCCCGGCAACGCCATGGTCGGAATGCTGGGCCCCGGGCCCACCGCGTTGGGCCCGATCCCCAAAACCCCGTCCACACCGGCGGGATCGAAATAGGCCTCGAACGGGGTCGTCGTCGGATTGGCGAAAAACGCCCTGACATATGCCGAAACGGCGTACTGCGATGTCGGCAACGAGAACAGCACGACGTTCACACTGGTGGGCCCGGTGGCGATGCCGTTGCCGAAATCCA comes from the Mycobacterium shinjukuense genome and includes:
- a CDS encoding type II toxin-antitoxin system VapC family toxin, with the translated sequence MLDTSTVILLGQIADPSALPDESVISAITLAELSVGPHVARGDEERSARQQHLQQAEADFEVLPFDADCARAFGGVAAALRSSGRKPAARAYDALIAASAIAHGVALYTCNPHDFAGIPRLEIRPIWWP
- a CDS encoding type II toxin-antitoxin system Phd/YefM family antitoxin, giving the protein MGSVTVRELRNSGGEVLRRVERGERIVVTRDGTPVAELRPLPHPSVSPAELIRRRRHLPRVNPDALRRDIDNLIDPSL
- a CDS encoding type II toxin-antitoxin system VapC family toxin, which translates into the protein MTAGLLDTSVVVDWHDPAVVAALPDQMAISAITAAELAAGPHLAATPLEAAKRQARLQEVESMLEPIPFDTTAARSYGLVVAAIIGEGRRPRSRFADLLIAATAHANRLDLYTRNAGEFSGLAELVRVIAI
- a CDS encoding type II toxin-antitoxin system Phd/YefM family antitoxin, yielding MSRTIAQRELRNDNAKVIDAVSAGETFVVTRNGEPVAELRPIKAGRRTFVSRDEVAASAGAGIRIDPRRFRADLDRSIDQSL